The Tenebrio molitor chromosome 5, icTenMoli1.1, whole genome shotgun sequence genome has a segment encoding these proteins:
- the LOC138130362 gene encoding transmembrane protease serine 9-like, whose translation MQFLAVLVLCVVAIWAKQLPVYAKSNKAARIIGGEEARAAQFPFAAALNVQTATTQFFCGGALITNEWILTSAHCVNGAVTITIRLGSNNLQGTDPNRVTVASSHVVPHPDFDPDTSVNDIGLVKLRMPVELSDYIQPIRLASTNLPNSAAPTAIGWGQTSDADPELSSGLNYVGLAVLSNAECKITYGNQITDDMVCVEGNYNEGSCIGDSGSPLVVRLIGGQFLQHVGVSTFFSGNGCESTDPSGYTRTYPYVDWIKNVTSIEFLKQCQECKMKLVIGVLCLGLLSIWNEQSVVSAKNIGARIIGGQEAKDKQFPFMAAINVETDNSTYFCGGALITNEWILTSGQCLSGAVVLTVSLGSIALEGEDPNRVIITTSEFTIHPDFDPTTFVNDIALLKLQVSVSSDYIKPIKLAEINLPVILTPTVLGWGQTKDDNNDLAPILNYVDVGVLTNEQCQLTYGSQIVDSMVCVGGSTNEGSCYGDSGSPLVVRPLGASSLQHVGVSSFFSGNGCETTDPSGYTRTYPYIDWIKSVTGL comes from the exons ATGCAATTTCTGGCTGTTTTGGTCTTGTGCGTTGTTGCCATCTGGGCCAAGCAACTTCCCGTCTACGCCAAGAGCAACAAgg CGGCTCGTATTATTGGGGGTGAAGAAGCAAGAGCCGCCCAGTTTCCATTCGCAGCAGCCTTAAATGTTCAAACGGCAACCACTCAGTTCTTCTGTGGGGGCGCTCTTATTACCAACGAATGGATTTTAACATCGGCTCACTGCGTCAACGG GGCAGTCACTATTACCATACGTCTTGGTTCCAACAACTTGCAAGGAACTGATCCCAATCGTGTTACTGTGGCCAGTTCACATGTAGTACCACATCCAGACTTTGATCCGGATACTTCCGTTAATGACATTGGACTTGTCAAGCTCCGAATGCCTGTTGAGCTTTCAGACTACATCCAACCAATTAGACTAGCCTCAACTAATCTGCCAAACTCTGCAGCACCTACTGCTATCGGATGGGGACAAACCAGCGACG CGGATCCTGAATTATCCAGCGGACTCAATTATGTTGGTTTGGCTGTCCTGTCAAATGCTGAATGTAAGATAACTTACGGTAACCAAATTACTGATGATATGGTTTGTGTTGAAGGAAATTACAATGAAGGTTCTTGCATT GGTGACAGTGGTAGTCCTCTGGTGGTGCGTTTGATCGGCGGGCAATTCTTGCAACACGTAGGAGTTTCGACTTTCTTCAGTGGAAATGGTTGCGAAAGTACTGATCCTTCGGGTTACACAAGAACGTATCCTTACGTCGATTGGATAAAAAATGTGACAAGCATTGAGT TTTTGAAACAGTGTCAAGAGTGCAAGATGAAACTAGTAATTGGTGTTTTATGTCTTGGTTTGCTTTCCATTTGGAACGAG CAATCTGTGGTGTCTGCCAAAAATATAG GGGCACGCATTATTGGAGGACAAGAAGCCAAAGACAAGCAGTTCCCATTCATGGCTGCAATTAATGTCGAAACAGACAACTCAACATATTTCTGCGGAGGAGCACTCATCACAAACGAATGGATTTTGACTTCCGGTCAATGCTTATCAGG ggCAGTTGTTCTAACTGTGAGCTTGGGATCCATCGCTTTAGAGGGAGAAGATCCCAATCGTGTAATTATCACCACTTCAGAGTTCACCATCCATCCCGACTTTGACCCAACTACTTTTGTAAACGACATCGCTTTACTTAAGCTTCAAGTTTCCGTATCTTCGGACTATATTAAACCAATCAAACTAGCCGAGATCAATTTGCCAGTAATTCTAACCCCGACTGTTCTTGGATGGGGTCAGACCAAAGACG ACAACAATGATCTAGCACCAATACTAAACTATGTGGATGTTGGTGTTTTGACCAACGAACAGTGTCAGCTTACGTACGGATCTCAAATAGTTGACAGTATGGTTTGCGTTGGAGGAAGTACTAATGAGGGTTCGTGTTAC ggTGACAGTGGGAGTCCTCTGGTGGTGCGTCCTCTTGGAGCTAGTTCTTTACAGCACGTTGGAGTCTCGAGTTTCTTCAGTGGGAACGGCTGTGAAACTACCGATCCTTCGGGATACACAAGAACGTATCCTTACATAGATTGGATTAAAAGTGTGACAGGATTGTAG
- the LOC138131008 gene encoding brachyurin-like, giving the protein MNIVAFFSSFAFLTLLQATTASTRRNSAASRIIGGQLARVSQFRFSAAIHVQTTDSKFFCGGALTGNQWIITSGNCVYNAILFTIQLGSNTLEGDDPNRIVVSTSTYYLHPDFNPDTIDNDIAVIELRMPVMLNGYIQPIYAASVHYGNYTETIALGFGQTSDSDGDLSNDLRYADVTTLTNEECKIFYGNQITDNMVCASGNYNEGTCIGDNGGPLVISNGKYFLLIGVSSFISGNGCESTDPSGFTRVYHYREWITNVTSS; this is encoded by the exons ATGAATATTGTTGCGTTCTTCTCGTCTTTTGCATTTTTGACTTTGCTCCAG GCCACAACTGCTTCAACTCGACGAAACAGCGccg cttCACGAATAATTGGAGGACAACTTGCAAGAGTGTCTCAGTTCAGGTTTTCAGCGGCCATCCACGTCCAAACTACGGACAGCAAATTCTTCTGTGGGGGAGCTCTGACAGGAAATCAATGGATCATAACTTCAGGAAACTGCGTCTATAA CGCTATCCTTTTCACAATTCAGCTGGGGTCTAACACTTTGGAGGGCGACGATCCAAATCGCATAGTTGTTTCCACTTCCACATACTATTTACATCCAGATTTCAATCCAGATACTATTGACAACGATATTGCTGTGATAGAACTTCGAATGCCTGTAATGCTGAACG ggTATATACAACCTATTTATGCTGCGTCAGTCCACTATGGAAATTACACAGAAACTATAGCTCTTGGTTTTGGACAGACTAGTGATT CCGATGGTGATCTGTCTAACGACCTTAGATATGCAGACGTTACTACTTTAACAAACGAAgagtgtaaaatattttatggaaACCAAATCACCGACAATATGGTGTGTGCTAGTGGAAACTACAACGAAGGAACTTGCATT GGCGACAATGGTGGACCTTTGGTGATAAGCAACGGCAAATATTTTCTACTCATTGGAGTTTCCAGTTTTATTAGCGGAAACGGTTGTGAAAGTACCGATCCTTCTGGTTTTACAAGGGTTTATCATTACAGGGAATGGATCACAAACGTAACCTCGTCATAA
- the LOC138131575 gene encoding brachyurin-like, which produces MKTLVIFSFFVFFTLLQVATPWSLRNSPASRIIGGQPARVSQFKFSAAIHVQTEASKFFCGGALTGNQWIITSGHCVYNALLFTIQLGSNTLEGDDPNRIIVSTSTYYLHPDFNPDTIDNDIAVIELRMPVMLNGYIQPIYTSASHFLNNTETVALGFGQISDTDGTLSNDLRYVDVTTLTNEECRIFYGNQITDNMVCASGNYNEGTCIGDNGGPLVITNGKYCLLIGVSSFISANGCESTDPSGFTRVRPYTEWINNITRS; this is translated from the exons ATGAAAACTCTTGTcatcttttcattttttgtatttttcactttGCTCCAG GTCGCGACCCCTTGGAGTTTACGAAACAGTCCtg cATCGCGAATAATTGGAGGACAACCTGCAAGAGTGTCTCAGTTCAAGTTTTCAGCGGCCATCCATGTCCAAACTGAGGCCAGCAAATTCTTCTGTGGGGGAGCTCTAACAGGGAATCAATGGATCATAACTTCAGGACACTGCGTTTACAA CGCTCTCCTTTTCACCATTCAGCTGGGATCTAACACTCTGGAGGGTGACGACCCAAATCGTATAATTGTTTCAACTTCTACATACTACTTACATCCAGACTTCAATCCAGACACTATTGACAATGATATTGCTGTTATAGAACTCCGAATGCCTGTTATGCTAAATG gGTACATACAACCTATTTATACTTCGGCATCACATTTTCTAAATAACACAGAAACTGTAGCTCTGGGATTTGGACAGATTAGTGATA cTGATGGCACTCTTTCCAACGATCTCAGATACGTAGATGTTACTACTTTGACAAACGAAGAGTGTAGAATATTTTATGGAAACCAAATCACCGACAATATGGTGTGTGCCAGCGGAAATTACAACGAAGGGACTTGCATT GGCGACAATGGAGGGCCTTTGGTGATAACCAATGGGAAATATTGTCTACTCATTGGAGTTTCGAGCTTTATTAGCGCAAACGGCTGCGAAAGTACCGATCCTTCTGGTTTTACAAGAGTCCGGCCTTACACCGAGTGGATTAATAACATAACCAGATCATAA
- the LOC138131576 gene encoding brachyurin-like, whose amino-acid sequence MVLFYLLLTLTCFLNQTNGTSSQTRVIGGEDARAGQFPFAAAIQVQTSTSRFFCGGTLTANQWVATSGHCVYNGVVFTIQLGSNELVSDDPNRVTVSSSTYILHPDFNPETIENDIGLIKLRMSVEYHIYLHPIHPREGTLSDNASVYVLGWGQTSDSDAELSNSLQYSVLSVITNAECRITYGNQITDKMICAIGNYNEGTCTGDNGGGMVVQNGRTYALVGIASFVSSDGCESIHPSGFTRTAPYYEWMTNITKETDD is encoded by the exons ATGGTTTTGTTCTATTTACTTCTAACGTTGACGTGCTTTTTAAATCAG ACCAACGGAACTTCTTCACAAACAAGAGTGATAGGTGGTGAAGATGCTAGAGCTGGTCAGTTCCCTTTCGCCGCAGCTATTCAAGTACAAACCAGTACCAGTAGGTTCTTCTGTGGAGGAACTCTAACTGCCAATCAATGGGTTGCCACCTCTGGTCACTGTGTTTATAA tgGTGTTGTCTTCACAATTCAATTAGGATCAAATGAGTTGGTTTCTGATGATCCCAATCGAGTCACTGTTTCTTCTTCCACTTACATCCTGCATCCAGATTTTAATCCAGAAACTATAGAAAATGACATAGGCTTAATAAAGTTGCGTATGTCTGTAGAGTACCACA TTTATCTTCATCCAATACATCCAAGAGAGGGAACGTTATCGGACAACGCTAGTGTATATGTGTTGGGTTGGGGACAAACCAGCGATT CTGATGCTGAACTTAGCAACAGTCTTCAATATTCAGTGCTTTCTGTCATCACAAATGCAGAGTGCCGGATAACTTATGGGAATCAAATTACTGATAAAATGATTTGTGCAATTGGAAATTATAACGAAGGAACTTGTACT GGTGACAATGGGGGTGGAATGGTTGTACAAAATGGTAGAACTTACGCTCTTGTTGGTATTGCTAGTTTTGTTAGTTCGGATGGTTGTGAAAGTATTCATCCTTCCGGTTTTACAAGAACGGCGCCCTACTATGAATGGATGACGAACATAACGAAGGAAACGGATGAttag